A window of Acidimicrobiia bacterium contains these coding sequences:
- the purF gene encoding amidophosphoribosyltransferase yields the protein MIAVPLDKLRENCGVVAVYSVDGAAPLVHRALFELQHRGQEAAGIVSAGHDGALHVEKGLGLIAEGLPYHQIENMEGTRAVGHCRYSTVGLEQNVQPFVANTPYGRLALAHNGNIKNADQLRGELESEGSLVTTSLDTELLVHLIARSHAPDFASALQYMATRAIGAYSLAMVCDGTIYALRDPNGLRPLVLGEMKGGWVIASETCALDAIHAEYVKEIGAGELVTIGPEGATTVQLLEPAAPSPCIFELVYFSRPNSTVFGQSVNSARIRMGMELAVADEAAGTPPPDVVIPVPDSGVPAAIGYSRRSGVLYEKAILRSHYVGRTFILPDQDSRTSQIELKLSVIRDAVRGMRVALVDDSIVRGNTSRQIVRMIREAGATEVLMRVASPPFAWPCYLGIDTPDRDELVINRAGSVERVAEMIGVDDLRYLSVEGLRRATGGSDFCMGCMTGEYPV from the coding sequence GTGATCGCTGTCCCGCTCGACAAGCTCCGCGAGAACTGCGGGGTGGTCGCCGTCTACAGCGTGGACGGCGCGGCCCCTCTGGTGCACCGGGCGCTGTTCGAACTCCAGCACCGCGGTCAGGAGGCCGCCGGGATCGTCTCGGCAGGGCACGACGGAGCGCTCCACGTCGAGAAGGGCCTGGGCCTCATCGCCGAGGGCCTCCCCTATCACCAGATCGAGAACATGGAGGGCACCCGGGCGGTAGGTCACTGCCGCTACTCCACCGTCGGACTCGAGCAGAACGTGCAGCCCTTCGTCGCCAACACGCCGTACGGACGCCTTGCCCTCGCCCACAACGGCAACATCAAGAACGCCGACCAGCTGCGGGGGGAACTGGAGTCCGAGGGTTCGCTGGTCACCACCTCGCTCGACACCGAGCTTCTCGTCCATCTCATCGCCCGTTCCCACGCCCCCGACTTTGCCTCGGCCCTCCAGTACATGGCGACGCGGGCAATCGGGGCCTACTCGCTCGCCATGGTCTGCGACGGGACCATCTACGCGCTGCGGGATCCAAATGGGCTGCGCCCTCTCGTCCTCGGCGAGATGAAGGGAGGCTGGGTGATCGCCTCGGAGACCTGCGCCCTCGACGCCATCCACGCCGAGTACGTCAAGGAGATCGGCGCCGGCGAGCTCGTCACCATCGGCCCCGAAGGCGCCACCACCGTGCAACTCCTCGAGCCCGCCGCGCCGAGCCCATGCATCTTCGAGCTCGTCTACTTCTCCCGTCCCAACTCGACCGTCTTCGGCCAGTCGGTCAACAGCGCCCGGATCCGGATGGGCATGGAACTGGCCGTCGCCGATGAGGCGGCGGGGACGCCCCCGCCCGACGTCGTGATCCCGGTGCCCGACTCCGGAGTCCCTGCGGCGATCGGCTACTCGCGGCGCAGCGGTGTCCTCTACGAAAAAGCGATCCTGCGCAGCCACTACGTCGGGCGCACCTTCATCCTCCCCGACCAGGACTCCCGCACCTCCCAGATCGAGCTGAAGCTCTCGGTGATCCGCGACGCGGTCAGGGGAATGCGGGTGGCACTGGTCGACGACTCGATCGTCCGCGGCAACACCTCGCGCCAGATCGTCCGGATGATCCGGGAAGCCGGCGCCACCGAGGTGCTGATGCGGGTCGCCAGCCCGCCCTTCGCATGGCCCTGCTACCTGGGGATCGACACCCCCGACCGCGACGAACTCGTGATCAACCGGGCCGGGTCGGTGGAACGGGTCGCCGAGATGATCGGAGTCGACGACCTGCGCTACCTCTCGGTCGAGGGGCTGCGGCGCGCCACCGGCGGAAGCGACTTCTGCATGGGGTGCATGACCGGGGAGTACCCGGTGTGA
- the purM gene encoding phosphoribosylformylglycinamidine cyclo-ligase: MTGPLSYEAAGVDVPAAGRFVEMIGPIVRSTHGDAVITHPSHFAGLIRPDFPGMEDPLIAATCDGVGTKVLLASSSAHYEGLGRDLVAMNVNDLLPLGARPLLFLDYLAVGKLRPERLEAVVRGMAAACREAHCALLGGETAEMPDVYSGDDIEMAGFAAGLIDAARLPDPATIGPGDAVLGLPSTGLHANGFSLARKALLERGSFDLEAPLPGLDGTLGDTLRIPTAIYVDQVLALADDVGFKAAAHITGGGLLGRTAAMLPDGVGMRIDPDSYARPRIFALIAAAGDIEPGEMATTFNMGLGFVAIVDPDRAAQARGWLHVGEVVEGGGVDLGYASR, encoded by the coding sequence GTGACCGGGCCGCTCTCCTACGAGGCCGCCGGCGTCGATGTACCTGCGGCCGGGCGGTTCGTGGAGATGATCGGTCCGATCGTCCGCTCCACCCACGGCGACGCGGTGATCACCCACCCCTCGCATTTCGCCGGGCTGATTCGTCCCGACTTCCCGGGCATGGAAGACCCGCTGATCGCAGCCACCTGCGACGGCGTGGGCACCAAGGTCCTCCTCGCCTCCTCGTCGGCCCACTATGAGGGCCTGGGCCGTGACCTCGTCGCGATGAACGTCAACGACCTCCTCCCTCTGGGGGCGCGCCCGCTGCTCTTCCTCGACTACCTCGCCGTCGGAAAGCTCAGGCCAGAACGCCTCGAGGCGGTCGTGCGCGGAATGGCCGCCGCCTGTCGGGAGGCGCACTGCGCCCTGCTCGGTGGCGAGACCGCCGAGATGCCCGATGTGTACTCGGGTGATGACATCGAGATGGCGGGCTTCGCTGCCGGCCTGATCGACGCGGCGCGTCTTCCCGACCCGGCCACCATCGGACCCGGGGATGCGGTACTCGGCCTCCCATCCACCGGGCTCCACGCCAACGGCTTTTCCCTCGCCCGCAAGGCGCTCTTGGAGCGCGGGAGCTTCGACCTCGAGGCGCCCCTCCCCGGCCTGGACGGCACCCTCGGCGACACTCTCCGAATACCGACAGCCATCTACGTCGATCAGGTGCTGGCGCTCGCCGACGACGTGGGTTTCAAGGCCGCCGCTCACATCACCGGTGGCGGCCTTCTGGGAAGGACGGCCGCCATGCTCCCCGACGGCGTCGGGATGCGCATCGATCCCGACTCGTATGCCCGGCCCCGGATTTTCGCCCTCATCGCGGCGGCGGGAGACATCGAACCGGGCGAGATGGCCACCACGTTCAACATGGGCCTCGGATTCGTGGCGATCGTCGACCCCGATCGAGCTGCGCAGGCCCGGGGATGGCTGCACGTCGGTGAGGTGGTCGAAGGCGGAGGGGTCGACCTTGGCTACGCCTCCCGATAG
- the purH gene encoding bifunctional phosphoribosylaminoimidazolecarboxamide formyltransferase/IMP cyclohydrolase codes for MATPPDRPRFAILASGRGSNAERLMEAFATDLDDAELVLVVSDNPNAAVLEKAERHGVATAVVPRDGAREDHERALLATIGTGGVDHLLLAGYMRILSPWFLERFEGTILNIHPSLLPDFPGLDAQARQWEAGVEIAGATVHLVDEGVDSGPILLQGSIAVRGDEGPDGLADRILTEVEHRIYPQAVRMLIDRLWDPAPRVSRALFSVADKTGIADFAGRLARLDVTLLASGGTAAALEEAGLGVTRIEQVTGAGEMLGGRVKTLHPAVHAGILADRRKPEHMAELDASGHLPIDLVVCSLYPFEQALASGAPRDAVIEEIDIGGPTLVRAAAKNADGGVTVVIDPADYDDVAEAIDSTGTVPIDVRRRLAIKAWQHITEYDAAISAWASGRAPQPLRYGENPHQEARLENDGTGRGVAAGTLLQGKELSYNNLLDLDAAYRAVFGDGAHRCSVVKHTNPCGLAEAATQAEAFRQALSGDPEAAFGGVLGFNQPLEPATAEAIVGSGMFVECIAAPGFDAAARDALASRKNLRLLDVPPGDPTPSRLIHAVGGGVLIQDADPGPDPSTWKPVTRARIGDDQWAELEFAMRAVAILKSNAICVTRDLTLRGAGAGLMSRVDACRLALQKAGAEARGGVLASDGFFPFDDCVRLAADAGITAVVQPGGSRRDQEVIDACDDLGLAMVFTGRRHFRH; via the coding sequence TTGGCTACGCCTCCCGATAGGCCCCGCTTCGCCATCCTCGCCTCAGGCAGGGGCTCCAACGCCGAACGCCTCATGGAGGCGTTCGCCACCGACCTGGACGACGCCGAACTGGTACTGGTCGTCAGTGACAATCCCAACGCCGCGGTGCTCGAGAAGGCCGAGCGACACGGGGTAGCCACCGCGGTGGTGCCCCGGGACGGAGCGCGCGAGGATCACGAGCGGGCCCTCCTGGCGACGATCGGCACCGGCGGGGTGGATCACCTACTGCTCGCCGGATACATGCGGATCCTGTCTCCATGGTTCCTGGAGCGGTTCGAAGGAACCATCCTCAACATCCATCCCTCGCTGCTTCCCGACTTCCCCGGCCTCGACGCCCAGGCCCGGCAATGGGAGGCGGGGGTCGAGATCGCCGGAGCGACGGTCCACCTGGTCGACGAGGGGGTCGACTCGGGTCCGATCCTGCTGCAGGGCTCGATCGCGGTACGAGGTGACGAGGGTCCGGACGGCCTGGCCGACCGGATCCTCACGGAGGTCGAGCATCGCATCTACCCCCAGGCGGTGCGGATGCTGATCGACCGGCTGTGGGATCCGGCGCCCCGGGTGAGCCGGGCACTCTTCAGCGTGGCCGACAAGACCGGCATCGCCGACTTCGCCGGGCGTCTCGCCAGACTCGACGTCACGCTGCTGGCCTCAGGGGGCACCGCCGCCGCACTCGAGGAGGCCGGGCTGGGGGTCACCCGCATCGAGCAGGTCACCGGCGCCGGCGAGATGCTGGGCGGCCGGGTCAAGACTCTCCACCCCGCGGTCCACGCCGGGATCCTCGCCGATCGCCGCAAGCCCGAGCACATGGCCGAGTTGGACGCCTCCGGGCACCTCCCCATCGATCTCGTCGTCTGCAGCCTCTATCCGTTCGAACAGGCCCTCGCCTCCGGCGCCCCGCGAGACGCCGTGATCGAGGAAATCGACATCGGTGGACCGACGCTGGTGCGGGCTGCGGCGAAGAATGCCGACGGCGGGGTCACCGTCGTGATCGATCCTGCCGACTACGACGACGTCGCCGAGGCGATCGACTCCACCGGCACGGTCCCGATCGATGTCCGGCGCCGCCTCGCCATCAAGGCATGGCAGCACATCACCGAATACGACGCCGCCATCTCGGCGTGGGCGTCGGGGCGGGCTCCGCAGCCGTTGCGCTACGGGGAGAATCCCCATCAGGAGGCGCGCCTCGAGAACGACGGAACCGGTCGCGGGGTCGCCGCCGGGACCCTTCTCCAGGGCAAGGAGCTCTCCTACAACAACCTGCTCGATCTCGACGCGGCATATCGGGCGGTGTTCGGCGACGGGGCGCATCGATGCTCAGTGGTGAAGCACACCAATCCCTGCGGGCTCGCCGAAGCCGCGACCCAGGCCGAGGCGTTCCGCCAGGCGCTGTCCGGTGACCCGGAGGCGGCCTTCGGGGGGGTCCTCGGGTTCAACCAGCCACTGGAACCCGCCACCGCCGAGGCGATCGTCGGGTCGGGGATGTTCGTGGAGTGCATCGCCGCGCCGGGATTCGACGCGGCGGCACGGGATGCCCTGGCATCGCGCAAAAACCTGCGGCTGCTCGACGTGCCGCCCGGAGATCCCACCCCGAGCCGGCTCATCCATGCGGTGGGAGGCGGGGTACTGATTCAGGACGCCGATCCAGGCCCAGATCCGTCGACATGGAAGCCGGTGACCAGGGCTCGGATCGGCGACGACCAATGGGCGGAGTTGGAGTTCGCCATGCGGGCCGTGGCGATCCTCAAATCGAATGCAATCTGCGTGACCCGCGACCTCACCCTGCGCGGCGCCGGTGCCGGGCTGATGAGCCGCGTCGACGCCTGCCGCCTGGCACTCCAGAAGGCCGGCGCCGAGGCGCGGGGCGGTGTGCTCGCCTCCGACGGCTTCTTCCCCTTCGACGACTGCGTCCGTCTCGCTGCCGATGCCGGCATCACCGCGGTCGTCCAACCCGGCGGGTCGAGGCGCGACCAGGAGGTCATCGACGCCTGCGACGACCTCGGCCTGGCGATGGTGTTCACCGGCCGCAGGCACTTCAGGCATTGA